A window from Streptomyces sp. NBC_00335 encodes these proteins:
- a CDS encoding glutamate ABC transporter substrate-binding protein has protein sequence MKVPKAGAIAAVIGLALTASACGGDEDQKTFSVGIKFDQPGVGMREPDGSFTGFDVDVATYIAKELGYPKERITFKEVLSNDRELLIQYNEVEIVAASYSINEKRKEKVDFAGPYFLAHQDLMVRADDPSITKAQDLNNADKRLCSVTGSTSAENVRKNLAPKASLLELGGYSECVVALKEGLVDAMTTDNSILAGYTARKGNEGKFRLIGLSLSSENYGIGMKKGNTELQVKINNAIRKMVEDGTWEAAVKKNFGPDYKYEAAPAITTGS, from the coding sequence ATGAAGGTTCCCAAGGCCGGCGCCATCGCCGCAGTGATCGGTCTCGCCCTGACCGCATCGGCGTGTGGCGGTGACGAGGACCAGAAGACCTTCTCCGTCGGCATCAAGTTCGACCAGCCCGGCGTCGGCATGCGGGAGCCCGACGGCAGCTTCACCGGTTTCGACGTGGACGTGGCGACGTACATCGCGAAGGAGCTCGGCTACCCGAAGGAGCGGATCACCTTCAAGGAGGTCCTCAGCAACGACCGCGAGCTCCTGATCCAGTACAACGAGGTCGAGATCGTGGCGGCCAGCTACTCGATCAACGAGAAGCGCAAGGAGAAGGTCGACTTCGCCGGGCCGTACTTCCTCGCGCACCAGGACCTGATGGTCCGCGCCGACGACCCGAGCATCACCAAGGCCCAGGACCTCAACAACGCCGACAAGCGGCTGTGTTCGGTGACCGGCTCGACCTCGGCGGAGAACGTCAGGAAGAACCTGGCCCCCAAGGCCAGCCTCCTGGAGCTCGGCGGCTACTCCGAATGCGTCGTCGCCCTCAAGGAGGGCCTGGTCGATGCCATGACCACGGACAACTCCATCCTGGCCGGCTACACCGCCCGCAAGGGCAACGAGGGCAAGTTCCGGCTGATCGGGCTGAGCCTGAGCAGCGAGAACTACGGGATCGGCATGAAGAAGGGCAACACCGAGCTCCAGGTCAAGATCAACAACGCGATCCGCAAGATGGTCGAGGACGGCACCTGGGAAGCGGCCGTGAAGAAGAACTTCGGCCCGGACTACAAGTACGAGGCCGCGCCCGCCATCACAACGGGCAGCTGA
- a CDS encoding superoxide dismutase produces MTGSIGRRGFIGAAAALGGAALVGAGAPLAQARETRAQQAARPPRPDTVAIPAGFQPEGIAVSAHGTAYTGSLIDGSVYRFDLATGAGRIITRGEGPMSVGLKLDPYGRLLVAGGASGQIRMIDARDGRVLATHQAATGAAFVNDAVVGCGGAWFTDSFADVLYFLPVGRDLTGPGAAPRALRLGGEWDPVPPGGAYWGANGIERTPDGRALLVVHDTAEALFRVDPRTGAATRTVLDGGSVRNGDGLVLHGRTLYVVRNWAYAVDVFTLSADGRRARFVKQITDPRFDEPTTAAVYGGRLYVVNARFDADWSDPATASTVVSCPL; encoded by the coding sequence ATGACGGGAAGCATAGGACGACGCGGGTTCATCGGTGCTGCCGCGGCGCTGGGAGGCGCCGCGCTCGTCGGTGCGGGGGCGCCGCTCGCCCAGGCGCGGGAAACTCGGGCGCAGCAGGCGGCCCGGCCGCCGCGGCCCGACACGGTGGCGATCCCGGCGGGCTTCCAGCCCGAGGGGATCGCCGTCTCCGCGCACGGCACGGCCTACACGGGCTCGCTGATCGACGGCTCGGTCTACCGCTTCGACCTCGCCACCGGCGCCGGGCGGATCATCACGCGGGGCGAGGGTCCCATGTCGGTGGGGCTCAAGCTCGACCCGTACGGCAGGCTGCTGGTCGCCGGCGGCGCCAGCGGGCAGATCCGGATGATCGACGCCCGGGACGGTCGGGTTCTGGCCACGCACCAGGCCGCGACCGGCGCGGCCTTCGTCAACGACGCCGTCGTCGGCTGCGGCGGTGCCTGGTTCACCGATTCCTTCGCGGACGTCCTGTACTTCCTGCCCGTGGGCCGGGACCTGACCGGCCCCGGCGCGGCCCCGCGGGCCCTGCGGCTCGGCGGCGAGTGGGACCCGGTCCCGCCCGGCGGCGCGTACTGGGGCGCCAACGGGATCGAACGGACCCCCGACGGCCGGGCCCTGCTCGTGGTGCACGACACCGCCGAGGCGCTGTTCCGGGTGGACCCGCGCACCGGCGCCGCCACCCGGACCGTGCTCGACGGCGGCTCCGTGCGCAACGGAGACGGGCTCGTGCTGCACGGGCGGACGCTGTACGTCGTACGCAACTGGGCTTACGCCGTGGACGTGTTCACCCTGAGCGCGGACGGCCGCCGGGCCCGCTTCGTCAAGCAGATCACCGACCCGCGCTTCGACGAGCCGACGACGGCCGCGGTGTACGGCGGCCGGCTCTACGTGGTCAACGCCCGCTTCGACGCGGACTGGTCGGACCCGGCCACCGCCTCGACGGTCGTCAGCTGCCCGTTGTGA
- a CDS encoding DJ-1/PfpI family protein gives MAPKILIVTGDAAESLEVLYPYQRLIEEGYEVHIAAPAVKKLRFVVHDFEDGFDTYTEKPGYTWPADIAFADVDPGQYAALVVPGGRAPEYLRNDPEVRRILAAFAGSDKPIAQICHGPLITAAAGALDGRRVTAYPALELDMKAAGAEFEDAEAVVDGTLVSARAWPDHSAWMREFLTVLRVKAPVSEG, from the coding sequence ATGGCACCGAAGATCCTCATCGTGACCGGCGACGCGGCGGAATCCCTCGAAGTCCTCTACCCCTACCAGCGGTTGATCGAGGAGGGGTACGAGGTCCACATCGCGGCGCCGGCGGTGAAGAAGCTGCGGTTCGTCGTACACGACTTCGAGGACGGCTTCGACACCTACACCGAGAAGCCCGGGTACACCTGGCCCGCGGACATCGCCTTCGCCGACGTGGACCCCGGGCAGTACGCGGCCCTGGTGGTGCCCGGCGGACGGGCCCCGGAGTACCTGCGCAACGACCCCGAGGTGCGGCGGATCCTGGCGGCCTTCGCCGGTTCCGACAAGCCGATCGCGCAGATCTGCCACGGCCCCCTGATCACCGCCGCGGCCGGCGCCCTCGACGGGCGCCGGGTCACGGCGTATCCGGCCCTGGAGCTGGACATGAAGGCGGCCGGCGCCGAGTTCGAGGATGCCGAAGCGGTGGTCGACGGCACGCTGGTGTCGGCCCGCGCGTGGCCCGACCACTCCGCCTGGATGCGGGAGTTCCTGACCGTCCTGCGCGTCAAGGCCCCGGTTTCGGAAGGGTGA
- a CDS encoding endonuclease I family protein, translating to MRISRLTPWAAGLAAASLILLPASASAGQQKEAAPTAASASVAVDTYYATAEGKTGAALKTALHNIIKTQSKVTYDGVWNALKVTDQDPANSNNVILVYSGRSQSKSTNGGGVNDWNREHVWAKSHGDFGTATGPGTDLHHLRPEDVTVNSTRGNKDFDLGGGAVSEAPGSLTDADSFEPRNAVKGDVARMLLYMAVRYDGGDGFADLEMNDKVNNGSAPLFGKISVLKQWNLQDPPDAFEQRRNQVIYDTYQHNRNPFIDHPEWVNSIW from the coding sequence ATGAGAATCTCGCGCCTTACTCCCTGGGCAGCCGGCCTCGCGGCCGCGTCCCTCATACTGCTGCCGGCCTCCGCCTCGGCGGGCCAGCAGAAGGAGGCCGCCCCCACGGCGGCTTCGGCCTCCGTCGCCGTCGACACCTACTACGCCACGGCCGAGGGCAAGACCGGCGCCGCGCTCAAGACGGCGCTGCACAACATCATCAAGACCCAGTCCAAGGTGACGTACGACGGTGTGTGGAACGCCCTGAAGGTCACCGACCAGGACCCCGCGAACTCCAACAACGTCATCCTGGTCTACTCGGGCCGCTCACAGTCGAAGTCCACCAACGGCGGCGGCGTCAACGACTGGAACCGCGAGCACGTCTGGGCCAAGAGCCACGGCGACTTCGGCACCGCCACCGGCCCCGGGACCGACCTGCACCACCTCAGGCCCGAGGACGTCACCGTCAACAGCACCCGCGGGAACAAGGACTTCGACCTGGGTGGCGGCGCGGTCTCCGAGGCCCCCGGCAGCCTGACCGACGCCGACTCCTTCGAGCCGCGGAACGCGGTCAAGGGCGATGTCGCCCGCATGCTGCTCTACATGGCCGTGCGCTACGACGGCGGTGACGGTTTCGCCGACCTGGAGATGAACGACAAGGTCAACAACGGCAGCGCGCCGCTCTTCGGCAAGATCAGCGTCCTGAAGCAGTGGAACCTGCAGGACCCGCCGGACGCCTTCGAGCAGCGCCGCAACCAGGTCATCTACGACACCTACCAGCACAACCGGAACCCGTTCATCGACCACCCGGAGTGGGTCAACTCCATCTGGTAG
- a CDS encoding GNAT family N-acetyltransferase, translated as MDDSALPSPEGHEISTDPGRLDRELIHRWLSGDAYWALGRSREKQDAAIDGSLNYGVYDAVSGLQVAYARVITDRATFAWLCDVYVDRGVRGKGLGTALAGAVRDHLAPYGLRRILLATADAHEVYAKAGFEPLAAPEKWMALGAQ; from the coding sequence ATGGACGACAGTGCGCTGCCCTCGCCCGAGGGCCATGAGATCTCCACCGACCCCGGCCGCCTGGACCGGGAGCTGATCCACCGGTGGCTGTCCGGGGACGCCTACTGGGCCCTCGGCCGGAGCCGGGAGAAGCAGGACGCCGCCATCGACGGGTCGCTCAACTACGGGGTCTACGACGCCGTGTCGGGCCTCCAGGTGGCCTACGCGCGCGTCATCACCGACCGGGCCACCTTCGCCTGGCTCTGCGACGTGTACGTGGACCGGGGCGTACGGGGCAAGGGGCTCGGGACCGCCCTGGCGGGGGCGGTACGGGACCACCTCGCCCCGTACGGGCTGCGCAGGATCCTGCTGGCGACCGCGGACGCCCACGAGGTGTACGCGAAGGCCGGCTTCGAGCCGCTCGCGGCACCGGAGAAGTGGATGGCCCTCGGCGCGCAGTAG